The following are encoded in a window of Thunnus albacares chromosome 17, fThuAlb1.1, whole genome shotgun sequence genomic DNA:
- the zgc:158403 gene encoding tetratricopeptide repeat protein 39A, with protein MSNGKDANAAENSSQMTLKENLDECMEALDLFLNNHFDESLERLRPRVNESMYHALIYATILEMQAMMTFQHDDINNAGNTMKSAKEVCQRFRRKSSGLANKSVGESLTEEQLHAEVCYAECQLQRAALTFLQDENMVSFIKGGIKVRNSYLIYKELHSFIKSHHCLKGPSHIHLEGGISFGVGAFNLTLSLFPPRILKVLEFAGFSGDKEYGLSLLHDGATGMNLRSMLCALLLLCYYTFLTFILGTGEGEVVEAERLLKPFRLRYPRGAIFLFFAGRTEEIKGNIDEAVALFEDGCKAQQAWKQFHHMCYWELMWCFTYKRAWRMAYFYADLLSQESRWSKAMYVYMKAAYLSMLPKDEARPFGEDEVDLFRQVPTFKQKIAGKSQPTEKFAIRKARRYKGSCPVRLPVPVLEMMYMWNGFRMISKRPELTEGMMQTLVEAERTLLESPENQYMIDDRCLIHLLKGLCFKNQGLLQAAEECFNKVCSSEKKIKFDHYLVPNSLVELSLLYIDQGRRDEAINLLHKAKQNYKDYSMESRTQFRVHAALAKLKAGPGEEEDSHL; from the exons ATGTCCAATGGGAAAGACGCAAATGCTGCAGAAAA CTCCTCACAGATGACCCTGAAAGAGAACCTGGATGAGTGTATGGAAGCCTTGGATCTCTTCCTTAACAACCACTTTGACGAGAGCCTGGAGAGGCTGCGACCAAG AGTGAATGAGAGTATGTACCATGCTCTTATCTACGCCACAATACTGGAAATGCAGGCCATGATGACTTTCCAGCATGACGACATCAACAATGCAGGAAATACCATGAAGAGTGCCAAGGAGGTGTGTCAGAG GTTTCGACGGAAATCCTCAGGTTTGGCTAACAAGTCAGTAGGTGAATCACTAACTGAAG AGCAGCTCCATGCTGAAGTGTGTTACGCAGAGTGCCAACTCCAAAGAGCTGCTCTCACCTTCCTACAG gatgaGAACATGGTGAGTTTTATCAAAGGAGGGATCAAAGTACGAAATAGTTACCTGATTTACAA AGAACTGCACTCCTTTATTAAATCTCACCACTGTCTCAAAGGACCCAGCCACATTCACTTAGAGGGAGGAATATCTTTTGGAGTAGGGGCGTTTAATCTG ACTCTTTCTCTATTTCCTCCACGGATACTCAAAGTTTTGGAGTTTGCAGGCTTCTCTGGAGACAAG GAATATGGTCTGTCCCTGCTGCATGACGGCGCGACAGGGATGAATCTGCGCTCCATGCTGTGCGCTCTGCTACTGCTCTGCTACTACACCTTTCTCACATTCATACTAG GGACAGGCGAGGGAGAGGTGGTTGAAGCTGAAAGGCTGCTGAAGCCCTTTCGACTCCGCTACCCACGG GGAGCGATATTCCTCTTCTTTGCAGGCAGAACTGAAGAGATCAAAGGGAACATCGATGAG GCGGTGGCTCTTTTTGAAGATGGCTGCAAGGCCCAGCAGGCATGGAAGCAGTTCCATCACATGTGCTACTGGGAGCTGATGTGGTGCTTCACCTATAAGCGAGCATGGAGGATGGCTTACTTCTATGCAGACCTACTGAGCCAGGAGAGCCGCTGGTCCAAG GCGATGTACGTGTACATGAAAGCTGCTTACCTCAGCATGCTGCCTAAAGATGAGGCCAGGCCTTTTGGGGAGGACGAGGTAGACCTCTttag ACAAGTGCCCACCTTCAAGCAGAAGATAGCAGGGAAGTCTCAACCGACTGAAAAGTTTGCTATCCGTAAAGCCAGACGCTACAAGGGTTCCTGCCCAGTCAGGCTGCCAGTGCCAGTGCTG GAGATGATGTACATGTGGAACGGTTTCAGGATGATCAGCAAACGACCAGAGCTGACTGAAGGCATGATGCAGACTCTAGTGGAGGCAGAGCGTACCCTGCTGGAGTCTCCTG AAAATCAGTATATGATAGATGACCGCTGTTTGATCCACCTGCTAAAGGGTCTGTGTTTCAAGAACCAGGGTCTCCTCCAGGCTGCTGAGGAATGCTTCAACAAAGTGTGTTCTAG CGAGAAGAAGATCAAGTTTGACCACTACCTGGTGCCCAACTCTCTGGTGGAGCTCAGTCTGCTCTACATTGACCAAGGCAGAAGGGACGAGGCTATTAACCTACTGCACAAGGCCAA ACAAAACTACAAAGACTACTCGATGGAGTCTCGTACGCAGTTCAGAGTACACGCTGCTCTGGCCAAACTCAAGGCTGGCCCTGGTGAGGAGGAGGACTCTCATCTGTAA